From the Chlamydiota bacterium genome, the window TCCTGCTCTTGAGGGGGACGATATAGGTGGGCTCGAAGCCGTGCTCGATGTCCACGCCGATCCGGCTCTTCGGGAGGTCGCGCACGTGGCCCATCGAGGCCAGCACCGTGTAACGCTTCCCGAGGATCTTGTTGATCGTCTTGGACTTCGCGGGCGACTCGACGATGACGAGCGATCTGGACATGGCATCACCACGGATTCAACGGCGCCGCAGAGGCACGGACCCCCCGCGCCCCGCCGCGGATCTCGGCGGATCCTGGCGCATGCTTCGATCCGTGCGCAGCCGCGCCGCCGCCCCCTCTCCTCGCGGCGGCGAGGGCGCCCTTCTCAGAAGAGGAACGATTATACACGCGGCCGCGCGCGCGATGTAAAGGATATTCTCCCCCGGCGCTCAGCAGGCCTTCCGGAACATCTTGCCGGGCAGCTGGTTGGCGAGGTGCTTGAGTTCGAGGGAGAGGAGCGCCGCGGAGACGGCCGCCGGGGGGAGACCGCAGGCGGCGGTGATTTCGTCGATGGAGCGCTCCTCGGCGCCGAGACTGGCGAGGACGGCCTCCTCCCGGGGGCCGATGCGGGGTTTGGGGCGGTCGGGGCCGGCCTCCTCCGGGGACGGCACACGGTCGGGAAACAGGTAGGGGAACTCCGCGCAGACGTCCTCGACCGACTCCACCAGCCGGGCGCCCTCCTTCAGGAGCGCGTGCGCGCCGCGCGAAGCGAACGAGTCGATGCGGCCGGGCATCGCGAAGACCAGGCGGCCCTGCTCGAGCGCCTGGGCGGCGGTGATGAGCGAGCCGCTCCTGCGCGCCGCCTCGACCACGAGCACGCCCAGGGAGAGGCCGCTGATGACGCGGTTCCTGAGCGGGAAGTTCGTCCGCTGGGGCCCCGTCGAGAGGGGGAACTCGGAGAGCACCGCCCCGGAGGCGGCGATCTCGTCGGCGAGTTTCCGGTTCTCCGGGGGGTAGATGCGCCCGAGGCCGCTCCCGAGGACCGCGATCGTCCTGCCCCCCGCCTTGAGCGCCCCCCTGTGCGCGGCGGTGTCTATCCCCCGCGCCATCCCGCTGACCACGGTCATGCCCACGCCGGCGATCTGCCCGGCGAGGCGCTCCGCGTGGACGAGGCCGTACTGCGAGCAGCGCCGCGCGCCGACGACGGCGATCGCGTGCCGGTCCGCCTTCAGGACCGTCCCCCGCGCGTAGAGGAGCACCGGGGGGTCGTAGATCTGGGCGAGACACTCCGGGTAGGAGGGATCGGTGAACGGGATGACCGAGACCCCCATCCGCCGGGCCGTCTCCAGTTCCCGCGCGGCGGCGCCGGAGGAGCGCGCGGCGGCGGCCCGCGCGGCGAGGGCGGGCCCGATCCCGTCGATGCGGGCCAGCGCCCCCGCGCCGGCCGCCAGGGCCGCGGCGGCGGAACCGAACGAGCGGACGAGCCGCCTGACCGTGACCGGCCCGAGCCCCTCCGTCATCGCGAGCGCGGCCAGCGCCTCGAGCTCGTCCATCGCGCCCCCTCCCCGCATTCATGGTACGCCGGGAAGCGCCGCCGGGGCAACCGGAATTCCTCTTCCCCGCGCGGGGGCCGGGGCGGCTCCTTCGGGGGGCGCCGCGCCGCTCACTCCTTCTCGCGCATGCGGCGGATGCGGTCGTGCATCCGCTTTTTCCGGATCCGGTCGGCGAGGACGCCGTCGTCCTCGACCGGGCGGATGCTGCGGGAGAAGTACTGGGCCATATGGTAGGCCGCCTTCTCCAGGTCGTCGAGGGATTCGTAGAGCACGGCGAGGCGGCAGCGCAGCCGCTGGGCGGTGACGAGCGGCGCCTTGTCGATCGTCCTCTCGTAGAAGGAGGCCGCGATCTCCTCCCTCCCCCCCCGCCGGTACCCGCGCCCGAGGACGACGGTCCATGCGAATTTCCCGTCGTCCTCGAGCAGGTAATCGCAGAGGACGCCGAGGCGCAGGGTGGGGATGTGGGAGGCGGGGAAGCGCCACCCCGCCTTCGCGTAGACGGCGACGGCCTCCGCGTAGTTCTCCGCCCTCGACCGCGCCTCCCCCGCGGCGAGCAGCTCCTCCAGGGCGTGCGGGGGCGGGGCCTGGTCCGCCCTTTCGCCGGCCTCGAGGAGCAGCTCGATCTCCCAGAGGGCGCGCTTCCGCTGCCGCTCGTCGAGCGCCTCCCCGGCGAGGTAGGCGCGCCAGAGCTTGATGGCGGGTTCGTACTCCCCGAGGAGGCGATAGCAGTCGGTGAGCTCGCGCAGGAACCGCGGGTCGTTCCTGAGCTGCTCGGAGCCGGCCGCGAGGGCGTAGTAGAACGCCGCCTCCCGGTGGTTGCCGATCCGCGTGGAGGAGGCGGCCATCTTGAGCTGCAGGGCGTGGTTGTCCGGGTCGATCAGGAGCGCCCTGCGGAACAGGTCCCGCGCCCCCGCGTGGTCGCCCTTCTCGATGCACCGGGCGGCCTCCTCCCGGAGGGCGTCGAGCTCCTTGTCCCTCGCGTGCACCATCGCCGGCCTCGAGAAGAAGATCGCCATCTCGCTGAACGCCTTCTCCACGACGGCGGCGCTGTCGGGCGATTGGGAGATCGCCTGGTCGTAGCAGGAGAGCGCCTCCTCGTCCCGGCCCATCTTCTCCAGGCAGATCCCCTCGCGGATGAGCGCCTCCGAGGAGAGCTCGTTGCCGGGCGGCAGGCCGTCGCGGAGGCGCCGGTAGGCGGCGATCGCGGCCTCGAGGTCGCCGCGCGCGATCTCCTCGTAGAGTCCCCGGTAGTAGAGGACGCGGGGCGCCGGGTCCGCGGGGGCGGCGGCCGCCGCGAGGGGGGCCGCCCAGGCGGAAACCGCGCACAAGAAAACGGGAAGCCGTGCGCCCGCTCTCATTCCACCTCCCCGGGGGATCCCGCCGCGATCCGCTCCGTCTCCCGCGCCGGCACCCGCATCCTGTCCCCCTCAGCCGATGAACTTGTACCCCGCGCCGTAGACGGTGAGCAGCACGCGGGGGGTGTTGTGGTTCTTCTCGATCTTCTTGCGGAGCTTCAGGATCAGATTGTCGACCGTGCGGGTGGTCGGGTAGACGTCGTAGCCCCAGATCTCGTCGAGGAGCTTCTCCCGCGTCACCACGTCGTTGCGGTGGGCGATCAGGTACCGGATGATCTTTGCCTCCATCGCGGTGAGGGGCGTCGCCTTCCCCCCCCGGACGACCTGGAATCCTTTGAGGTCGATCGTGGCGTCGCCGATGACGTAGCGGGCGATCTCGTCGGGCTTCGACTCCCCGCGCCGCGCGAGCGTCCGCACGCGCGCGAGGAGCTCGCGGACGCCGAACGGCTTGGTCATGTAGTCGTCGGCGCCGAGCTCGAGCCCCAGCACCTTGTCCATCTCCTCCCCCTTGGCCGAGAGCATGATCACGCGCGCGGAGGGGAGCTTCGCCTTGACCTGCCGGCAGACGTCGTAGCCGCTGATGTCGGGGAGCATGATGTCGAGGATCAACAGGTCGGGGGCCTTCTCCAGGGCGATCTTGATTGCCTCGTCGCCGCGCGTGGCGCAGAGCACCTCGTACCCCTGCGTGGAGAAGAAATCCTCGAGGCTCCGCAGCAGTTTCTTCTCGTCGTCCACGATCAGTATCCGTTCCATCGACCCCTCCCTTCCGGGCGGCGCCTCCCCGCGGGGGCGCGTGTGCCGCGCGCCCCCCGCGGTGCGCGGGTTCAGCCGGCCGGTTCCGCCGGCACCGGTATCACGATGGTGAAGACGCTCCCCGCGCCGAGGTCGCTCTCCACCTCCACGCGCCCCCCGTGCGCCTCGGCGATGTGTTTGACGATGGAGAGCCCGATCCCCGCCCCCTTGCGGGCGACTTTCCGGCCCTCGTCCACGCGGTAGAACTGGAAGAAGATCTTCTCCAGATCCCCGGGGGCGATGCCGATCCCGCGGTCGGAGACCCGGATCAGCACCTCGCCGACCTGCCGCCGGAGCTCGACGCGCACCGCCTTCTCCCCGGGGGAGAACTTCACGGCGTTGTCCAGCAGGTTCAGCAGCGCCTGGCTCAGCGCGTCCTCGTCCGCGGGAACGCGGGGGATGACCGGGTCCGCCTCGTAGACGATCTCGATCCCCTCCGGCTGCACGTACTGCCGGAAGGCGCGCACGGTGGAGGCGACCGTCTTCCCGAGGTCCGCGGGGCGGAGGGTGTAGGCCCGTTTGCCCGCCCCGATCCGCGAGAAGTCGAGGACGTTGTCGATCAGGCGAGAGAGGCGCTGCCCCTCCGAGGTGATGAAGGTAAAATACTCCTTCTCCTTCTCCCGGCTTGAGACGGCGCCCATCTCCAGCATCTCCCCGACCGCCCGTATGGTCGAGAGGGGGGTCCGAAGCTCGTGGGAGACGCGTGAGACGAACTCGCTCTTGAGGCGCGCGAGCTCGCTGTCCTTGGTGACGAGCCAGTAGGTGAGGGAGAGCCCCATCAGGATGATCAGGAGGAGCAGGGAGCTGTAGACGGTTCGGGTCCTCCGCTCCCGCGAGGCGAGCTCGTAGAGAAGGCCGTCCTTCCGGTAGGCGAGGCGGAGGCGCCATGCGGGGAAGACCGGCGCGAGGGACTGCGTGCGCACGTGCGGCGAATCGTTTCCGGGGTCTCCGCGCCCGGCGAACGCGTTCCCCTCGGCGTCCATGAGGGCGAGGTTCACGTCCGGTCCCGACGCGACCGTGTCGCGGAGAATGTCGCGCATCCTCTCCCTGAGCCCCCGCGCGTCGAGCACCGCCACGAGCACGGCGGGCTCCGCTTGCCCCTCCAGGGCGATCGTGCCGCACGCCGCGAGCGTCTCCTCGCCGCCGCTTGTCCGCGAGAGCATGCGGTATCCGCCCGCCCCCTCCTCCGCGACGCGCCCGAGGTCGGGCCCGAACCGCTCCCGCAGCCGCTCCATCGCCAGCGCCGCGCGTTTCGTCACGTCCCAGTCGCGCAGGACGGCGTCGAACCGCGCGGGGGCGGGCGCCTCCGCGCCGGCGGCCGCGAGCTCGCCGCGGAGATCCCTGACCATCGAGACGTAGAACGCGGCCTCATGGACGCTGCCCGCGAGTTCCCCCGCCGCGAGCCCGTGCAGGATGGCGAAGAAACGCTCCGCCGCCTCCGCCGCGTTCCCCGCCCGACGCGCCGCGTCCGCGGCCCCCGCCATCGCGAGCAGTCGCAGCGAGAGTCCGTGGTAGGAGACCCCCTCGCCGGCCCGCGCGAGGATCTCCCGGTAGCGGTCGAACGCCTCCGCGAAGTTCCCGGCCTTGAGGTTGCAGCGCGCCTCGGAGAGCAGGGCGATCGCCTGCGTCTGCGGGTTCCCCGCCTCCCGCGCCGCGGTGCGGTAGTCGCGCAGCGCCGCGCCGGGGTCGCCGGCGACGAACTCCTGCGCGCTCCCGGCGCGCATCGCGCGCGAGTAGCCCGCGATCCGCTCGTCGGGGCGCGCGCCGAAGAGGATGTCGCCGGTGCGCTCCGCCGGTTCCCGGAACGGGTAGAGCGGCCTCAGCCGCCGGTCGAGGATGAATACGTCGGTTACGTACGGGCAGGCGCTCCGGCTCGCGGCGACGGCGGAGGGGAGAAGGTCGGGGGAGAGGCCAGGGCGGGCGCGCCGCGAGAACTCCGGTTCGCAGTCGAGCACAGGCCGCGTCAGGATGCGGACCGCCCGCTCCCCCACCTGCGCGAGGTGGGCGTTGATCTCGGCCGCGATCGGTTCCCGGCTCCCGTAGACCGCCTTCAGGGCGAGCCAGGCGAGGGGGACGGCGGGGAGGAGCACGAAGAGGAAGAAGAGGAACGGCAGCCGTTTCGTCCTGGGCGCGCCGGCCGCCGGGGAGAGGCCGCGCGGTGTCACGAACCGCCTCCCGCCTCGTCGCGCACGCCGCCGAGCCGCGGAGCCGCGGAGACGGGGGCGGGACAGGCCGCCCGCATGAGACGAGGTGCGTTCACCATCCGATCCCCCGGGCGAATTATACTACATCGAACCGGGCGCATGCGGGCGATTCGAAGAACCCTGATTCCGGGATCCTTTCAGGAGGAATCAGGGGAGGATCGTCAGCGTCACCGTGTGCAGGGTGACGACGTGCGGGACCCCCTCGTAGAGCTCCGCGAGGCTGCGCACCGGCGGCATCCTACCGGCCTCCAGGAGCACGAGGTGGATCCAGAGAGGCCCCTCCAGACCCTCCGGGCACGGGAGGCCGTCCAGGAGCCGGATCCCCATCGGCGCGTCGAGATGCGGCACGCCGGCGGCCAACGGTGCGATCCCCGGCAGGATGCGCCCGCCGGGGAGGATGCTGAACAGCCCGCGCGCGGTGTCGGCGACCAGGTAGGCGTCGATGCGCATCCATACCGAGATCGTGAGTCTGCCGTCGAGCGCGATGGGCGCCCCGGGCCTGA encodes:
- the dprA gene encoding DNA-protecting protein DprA yields the protein MTEGLGPVTVRRLVRSFGSAAAALAAGAGALARIDGIGPALAARAAAARSSGAAARELETARRMGVSVIPFTDPSYPECLAQIYDPPVLLYARGTVLKADRHAIAVVGARRCSQYGLVHAERLAGQIAGVGMTVVSGMARGIDTAAHRGALKAGGRTIAVLGSGLGRIYPPENRKLADEIAASGAVLSEFPLSTGPQRTNFPLRNRVISGLSLGVLVVEAARRSGSLITAAQALEQGRLVFAMPGRIDSFASRGAHALLKEGARLVESVEDVCAEFPYLFPDRVPSPEEAGPDRPKPRIGPREEAVLASLGAEERSIDEITAACGLPPAAVSAALLSLELKHLANQLPGKMFRKAC
- a CDS encoding tetratricopeptide repeat protein; this translates as MRAGARLPVFLCAVSAWAAPLAAAAAPADPAPRVLYYRGLYEEIARGDLEAAIAAYRRLRDGLPPGNELSSEALIREGICLEKMGRDEEALSCYDQAISQSPDSAAVVEKAFSEMAIFFSRPAMVHARDKELDALREEAARCIEKGDHAGARDLFRRALLIDPDNHALQLKMAASSTRIGNHREAAFYYALAAGSEQLRNDPRFLRELTDCYRLLGEYEPAIKLWRAYLAGEALDERQRKRALWEIELLLEAGERADQAPPPHALEELLAAGEARSRAENYAEAVAVYAKAGWRFPASHIPTLRLGVLCDYLLEDDGKFAWTVVLGRGYRRGGREEIAASFYERTIDKAPLVTAQRLRCRLAVLYESLDDLEKAAYHMAQYFSRSIRPVEDDGVLADRIRKKRMHDRIRRMREKE
- a CDS encoding response regulator transcription factor; its protein translation is MERILIVDDEKKLLRSLEDFFSTQGYEVLCATRGDEAIKIALEKAPDLLILDIMLPDISGYDVCRQVKAKLPSARVIMLSAKGEEMDKVLGLELGADDYMTKPFGVRELLARVRTLARRGESKPDEIARYVIGDATIDLKGFQVVRGGKATPLTAMEAKIIRYLIAHRNDVVTREKLLDEIWGYDVYPTTRTVDNLILKLRKKIEKNHNTPRVLLTVYGAGYKFIG
- a CDS encoding HAMP domain-containing histidine kinase, yielding MTPRGLSPAAGAPRTKRLPFLFFLFVLLPAVPLAWLALKAVYGSREPIAAEINAHLAQVGERAVRILTRPVLDCEPEFSRRARPGLSPDLLPSAVAASRSACPYVTDVFILDRRLRPLYPFREPAERTGDILFGARPDERIAGYSRAMRAGSAQEFVAGDPGAALRDYRTAAREAGNPQTQAIALLSEARCNLKAGNFAEAFDRYREILARAGEGVSYHGLSLRLLAMAGAADAARRAGNAAEAAERFFAILHGLAAGELAGSVHEAAFYVSMVRDLRGELAAAGAEAPAPARFDAVLRDWDVTKRAALAMERLRERFGPDLGRVAEEGAGGYRMLSRTSGGEETLAACGTIALEGQAEPAVLVAVLDARGLRERMRDILRDTVASGPDVNLALMDAEGNAFAGRGDPGNDSPHVRTQSLAPVFPAWRLRLAYRKDGLLYELASRERRTRTVYSSLLLLIILMGLSLTYWLVTKDSELARLKSEFVSRVSHELRTPLSTIRAVGEMLEMGAVSSREKEKEYFTFITSEGQRLSRLIDNVLDFSRIGAGKRAYTLRPADLGKTVASTVRAFRQYVQPEGIEIVYEADPVIPRVPADEDALSQALLNLLDNAVKFSPGEKAVRVELRRQVGEVLIRVSDRGIGIAPGDLEKIFFQFYRVDEGRKVARKGAGIGLSIVKHIAEAHGGRVEVESDLGAGSVFTIVIPVPAEPAG